The proteins below come from a single Faecalibaculum rodentium genomic window:
- a CDS encoding BMP family ABC transporter substrate-binding protein, with translation MSLEVYEQARKIGLRCVKTRAAEGLDPYLPALEDEKLKILKTQELPVTAIPLDRVTGTRTRGRTNSFAADFMPLLEPASEFAGKWTRLYEAQLEEGIREPILCVEYLGHFYVQEGNKRVSVLKYLKAPEIMAKVTRLIPENDHSPEMEAYFESLEAQAKTGASYLHFVTPGSWKRLDFVLGADDEPWSEKMREDVRSAWNRFSQIFLKLGGSQLQIPAGDAFLLFLEIYGLKDFDDIGNGELERQIRKVWADFSVWPEKPRATVETDTEEDRKSLLSRLYGEPRAAFIYRRDPETSAWTRHHEQGRAYLNREMPEVDTRAWFEVNTPEQEMAAMEEAVKKGYDVIFTTSPEMLRSSIRFGAAHPEIKMFNCSLNTLTGHIRTYFGRRYESQFLSGLIAGILTVSGHIGYLADYPIYGNIASLNAFALGALMTNPEARVYLDWSTTKESAGHIPRDTDLVFIAGIDFDPNVITSREFGLYDLREGKFVKVTYDLEYWGQFYTKMMQRIRNRRWYEEHGEAGQSVNYWWGVSNGMIDLEMTKVVPEQTRRLIGIVRENLRHGLRPFRDELRDQEGQIRCRQGETLSTEQLMDMDWLLSNIIGSIPGLDDFTDEATGVIRTHGISRVKESA, from the coding sequence ATGTCCCTTGAAGTATATGAACAGGCACGGAAAATCGGCCTGCGGTGTGTCAAAACCCGCGCGGCGGAGGGCCTGGATCCCTACCTGCCGGCTCTGGAGGACGAAAAACTGAAGATCCTGAAAACCCAGGAACTGCCGGTCACTGCCATTCCCCTGGACCGCGTCACGGGCACACGCACGCGCGGACGCACGAATTCCTTTGCGGCGGATTTCATGCCCCTGCTCGAGCCTGCGAGCGAGTTCGCCGGAAAATGGACGCGTCTGTATGAAGCTCAGCTGGAGGAAGGCATCCGGGAGCCGATCCTGTGCGTCGAATACCTCGGACATTTCTATGTCCAGGAAGGAAACAAGCGGGTCTCGGTCCTGAAATACCTGAAGGCGCCTGAGATCATGGCCAAAGTCACCCGGCTGATTCCGGAAAACGATCATTCTCCGGAAATGGAGGCCTACTTCGAATCCCTGGAGGCGCAGGCAAAAACCGGCGCGTCCTATCTGCACTTCGTCACCCCCGGCAGCTGGAAGCGGCTGGACTTTGTTCTGGGCGCAGATGACGAGCCCTGGAGCGAAAAAATGCGGGAGGATGTCCGGTCTGCCTGGAACCGCTTCTCACAGATCTTCCTGAAGCTGGGCGGCAGCCAGCTGCAGATCCCGGCCGGAGATGCCTTCCTGCTGTTTCTGGAGATCTACGGCCTGAAGGACTTTGACGACATTGGCAACGGTGAGCTCGAGCGGCAGATCCGCAAAGTCTGGGCGGATTTCTCCGTCTGGCCGGAAAAACCGAGGGCGACGGTGGAAACCGACACAGAGGAGGACCGCAAGTCCCTGCTCTCCCGGCTCTACGGTGAACCCCGGGCTGCATTCATTTACCGGCGGGATCCGGAAACCAGTGCCTGGACCAGACATCACGAACAGGGCCGGGCCTACCTGAACCGGGAAATGCCGGAGGTGGACACCAGGGCGTGGTTCGAGGTGAACACCCCGGAGCAGGAAATGGCGGCGATGGAGGAAGCCGTGAAGAAAGGCTATGACGTCATTTTCACCACCAGTCCGGAAATGCTGCGCTCCAGCATCCGCTTTGGCGCGGCCCATCCGGAGATCAAGATGTTCAACTGCAGCCTCAACACGCTGACCGGCCACATCCGGACGTATTTCGGGCGCCGGTATGAATCTCAGTTCCTGTCGGGGCTCATTGCGGGTATCCTGACGGTTTCGGGGCACATCGGCTACCTCGCGGATTATCCCATTTACGGAAACATTGCCAGCCTGAACGCCTTTGCCCTGGGTGCGCTGATGACCAACCCCGAAGCGCGGGTCTACCTCGACTGGTCCACCACCAAGGAAAGTGCAGGGCACATTCCGCGGGATACGGACCTGGTCTTCATTGCGGGCATCGATTTTGACCCCAATGTGATCACGAGCCGGGAATTCGGGCTGTACGACCTGCGGGAGGGAAAATTCGTGAAAGTCACCTACGATCTCGAGTACTGGGGACAGTTCTACACCAAGATGATGCAGCGGATCCGCAACCGCCGGTGGTATGAGGAACACGGCGAGGCCGGGCAGTCTGTCAATTACTGGTGGGGGGTCTCCAATGGCATGATTGACCTGGAGATGACAAAAGTGGTTCCCGAACAGACCCGGCGCCTGATCGGCATTGTCCGGGAAAACCTGCGGCACGGGCTGCGTCCCTTCCGGGATGAACTCCGGGACCAGGAGGGGCAGATCCGGTGCCGCCAGGGAGAAACACTGAGTACAGAGCAGCTCATGGACATGGACTGGCTGCTGTCGAACATCATCGGCTCCATTCCGGGGCTGGATGACTTCACGGACGAAGCCACAGGCGTGATTCGCACCCATGGCATTTCCCGGGTAAAGGAGTCCGCATGA
- a CDS encoding MATE family efflux transporter has product MNENKMGVQPVNRLLVSMSVPMMVSMLVQALYNVVDSIFVASLSEDALTAVSLAFPWQNLMIAVGVGTGVGVNAWLSRCLGEKDQRSANSTAENGIFLAMTSYLVFAVTGMLISRPFFTLQTSSAVIAEEGFQYMWIVSVFGIGLFLQTMNEKILASTGRTNLTMVSQLAGAAINIVLDPIMIFGLFGFPALGVAGAAIATVTGQIIGGLLGVWFNSRLNREIQIRFRGFRPDRGIIGHIYSVGLPSIILQSIGSIMTFSMNQILISFSTTAAAVLGVYFKLQSFVFMPIFGLNNGMVPIVAYNYGAAKPVRIMKTLKLAIAYALSIMGVGLLLFQLLPGTFLDLFQASDNMKSIGIPALRIISLCFVPAGFGIICGSFFQAMGHGMIAMWVSIVRQLGALIPLAWLLSRTGQLNLVWLAFPLAEIVAVVITTFGLRRVIRTQIRPLYGKQPQDPGTA; this is encoded by the coding sequence TTGAACGAAAACAAAATGGGTGTCCAGCCGGTGAACCGGCTGCTGGTTTCCATGTCTGTGCCCATGATGGTCTCCATGCTGGTGCAGGCGCTGTACAACGTGGTGGACTCGATCTTCGTGGCGAGTCTCAGTGAGGACGCCCTGACGGCGGTGTCCCTGGCATTTCCCTGGCAGAACCTGATGATTGCCGTGGGGGTGGGAACGGGCGTGGGTGTGAATGCCTGGCTCTCCCGGTGTCTGGGGGAAAAAGACCAGAGATCGGCGAATTCGACGGCCGAAAACGGCATTTTCCTGGCGATGACCAGCTACCTGGTGTTTGCGGTAACGGGTATGCTGATTTCCCGGCCATTTTTCACCCTGCAGACTTCTTCCGCTGTCATTGCAGAAGAAGGATTCCAGTATATGTGGATCGTGTCGGTATTCGGCATCGGTCTGTTTCTGCAGACAATGAATGAAAAGATCCTCGCCTCCACCGGCCGGACGAATCTCACGATGGTCAGCCAGCTGGCAGGAGCCGCCATCAACATTGTGCTGGATCCCATCATGATCTTCGGGCTGTTCGGCTTCCCGGCACTGGGTGTGGCGGGCGCCGCCATTGCCACAGTCACGGGGCAGATCATCGGCGGCCTCCTGGGGGTGTGGTTCAACAGCCGCCTAAACCGGGAGATCCAGATCCGGTTTCGGGGTTTCCGGCCTGACCGGGGAATCATCGGGCACATTTACAGTGTGGGTCTGCCGTCCATCATTCTGCAGTCCATCGGCAGCATCATGACCTTCTCCATGAACCAGATCCTGATATCATTCTCCACCACCGCGGCGGCGGTCCTCGGGGTTTATTTCAAGCTCCAGAGCTTTGTCTTCATGCCCATTTTCGGGCTGAACAACGGCATGGTGCCGATCGTGGCCTACAACTACGGGGCGGCGAAGCCGGTGCGGATCATGAAGACCCTGAAGCTGGCCATCGCCTATGCCCTGTCGATCATGGGTGTCGGACTGCTGCTGTTTCAGCTGCTGCCGGGCACGTTCCTGGATCTGTTCCAGGCCAGCGACAATATGAAATCCATTGGCATTCCGGCGCTGCGCATCATCTCCCTGTGCTTTGTGCCCGCGGGATTCGGGATCATCTGCGGTTCCTTTTTCCAGGCCATGGGCCATGGCATGATTGCCATGTGGGTGTCTATTGTGCGGCAGCTCGGGGCACTGATTCCCCTGGCGTGGCTGCTGTCGAGAACCGGCCAGCTGAACCTGGTATGGCTGGCGTTCCCGCTGGCGGAAATCGTGGCAGTCGTGATCACGACCTTCGGTCTGCGGCGGGTCATCCGCACCCAGATCCGGCCTCTGTACGGAAAACAGCCTCAGGATCCCGGAACAGCCTGA
- a CDS encoding 3-deoxy-7-phosphoheptulonate synthase, which yields MSFTIHQELPSPDVLKELYPLSPALAAQKAVRDQELRDIFEGRSDKFILIVGPCSADSEDSVTEYVRRLKDVNEKVQDKLFIIPRVYTNKPRTTGEGYKGMLHQPDPNSKPDLLSGIVSIRRMHLRILEETGLSAADEMLYPSNRDYFDDVLAYEAVGARSVENQQHRLVASGADIPVGMKNPTSGDLSVMINSVIAAQAPQSFIHRMFHVSTPGNPLTHTILRGGVDKLGNAIPNYHYEDLKRLQREYKKTSLANPAVIVDCNHYNSGKQYREQIRIAKEVMHSRKYDPEIRKLVKGLMIESYLKEGRQDICENYEPGLSITDPCLGWEDTEQLIYDIYESL from the coding sequence ATGTCATTCACCATTCACCAGGAGCTGCCCTCTCCGGATGTCCTCAAGGAGCTCTATCCTCTCTCACCCGCACTGGCGGCTCAGAAAGCTGTGCGGGATCAGGAACTGCGGGATATCTTCGAGGGCCGCAGCGACAAATTCATCCTCATTGTCGGCCCCTGCTCGGCAGACAGCGAAGACAGTGTGACGGAGTATGTCCGCCGCCTGAAGGACGTGAACGAAAAAGTCCAGGACAAGCTGTTCATCATCCCCCGGGTCTATACAAACAAACCCCGCACCACGGGTGAAGGCTACAAAGGCATGCTGCATCAGCCGGATCCCAACAGCAAACCCGACCTGCTTTCCGGCATCGTCTCGATCCGCAGGATGCACCTGCGCATCCTGGAAGAGACCGGTCTGTCCGCCGCGGATGAAATGCTGTATCCCAGCAACCGGGACTACTTTGACGATGTCCTGGCCTATGAAGCCGTGGGTGCGCGGTCGGTGGAGAACCAGCAGCATCGTCTGGTGGCATCCGGAGCGGACATTCCCGTCGGGATGAAAAACCCCACTTCCGGGGATCTGTCTGTGATGATCAATTCCGTCATCGCCGCCCAGGCCCCCCAGAGCTTCATTCACCGGATGTTCCACGTCTCCACACCGGGCAATCCGCTGACTCATACCATTCTTCGCGGGGGTGTGGACAAGCTGGGGAATGCCATTCCCAACTACCACTACGAAGACCTGAAGCGCCTGCAGCGGGAATATAAAAAGACCAGTCTGGCCAATCCGGCGGTGATCGTGGACTGCAATCACTACAATTCCGGAAAACAATACAGGGAACAGATCCGGATCGCCAAGGAAGTCATGCACTCCCGCAAATATGACCCGGAGATCCGGAAACTGGTGAAGGGCCTCATGATCGAGTCCTATCTCAAGGAAGGCCGACAGGACATCTGCGAGAACTACGAACCGGGGCTGTCCATCACCGACCCCTGCCTGGGATGGGAAGATACCGAACAGCTGATTTACGACATTTACGAGTCTCTCTGA
- a CDS encoding PLP-dependent aminotransferase family protein, whose product MKHTKKYLQLYDTLYHDIQSGALQPGQRLPSIRELVRRSGLSQTTVEHTLALLQEEGLVRTVPQSGCFVSDIVPRNPARQTAPRSPAPVPVPLWNLQTNTIHPELFDMKLWKRCLRETLEDSDGLASYGDSRGDRPLRTALTDYLYRLRRLRTDPDSILVGPSYQTLLFILTTLVGPRQTVAMEHHAPVLARQAFEQAGWTILELESDADGPLPEELKKPFDCLYLTTACTGTKKKALRARQDLYRNLFVIEDDYNGELTYVSGARNALSSRLPQSVYIGSFSRVLLPSIRLSCMVLPPWLMKRFDPGLYAPMASRIEQLALARYISSGGLERHVRRLNRQYRHRCQTALSILEGYPVLLDEAYLCVEIAGWTLPPEFGCTRTASGIRLSFASVALDRLEPAFLAVRDALEPLDGTGRLSSGVEFQTGETGGHAVG is encoded by the coding sequence ATGAAACACACCAAAAAGTACCTGCAGCTGTATGACACGCTGTATCACGACATACAAAGCGGGGCGCTTCAGCCGGGACAGCGGCTGCCCTCCATCCGGGAACTCGTCCGGCGCAGCGGCCTCTCCCAGACCACCGTCGAACATACTCTTGCGCTTCTGCAGGAGGAAGGGCTGGTCCGCACTGTCCCTCAGTCCGGCTGCTTTGTAAGCGACATCGTGCCTCGGAACCCCGCCCGGCAGACTGCACCCCGGTCCCCGGCGCCTGTACCTGTACCCCTCTGGAATCTGCAGACCAACACCATCCACCCCGAATTGTTTGACATGAAGCTCTGGAAACGCTGTCTGAGGGAAACACTGGAAGACAGTGACGGCCTTGCCAGTTACGGAGACAGCCGGGGGGATCGTCCCCTGCGCACGGCACTGACGGACTATCTCTACCGCCTTCGAAGACTGCGCACAGATCCTGATTCCATCCTGGTTGGTCCGAGTTACCAGACCCTGCTGTTCATTCTCACCACCCTTGTCGGGCCCCGGCAGACCGTGGCCATGGAACACCATGCACCTGTTCTCGCCCGACAGGCCTTTGAACAGGCGGGATGGACCATCCTGGAACTGGAAAGCGATGCAGATGGACCGCTGCCAGAGGAACTGAAAAAGCCCTTTGACTGTCTGTACCTGACCACAGCCTGTACCGGAACGAAAAAAAAGGCCCTGCGCGCCAGACAGGACCTGTACCGGAATCTGTTCGTGATCGAGGACGACTACAACGGCGAACTCACCTATGTCTCGGGAGCCCGCAACGCCCTGTCCAGCAGGCTGCCGCAGTCGGTCTACATCGGATCGTTTTCCCGGGTGCTTCTTCCCTCCATCCGGCTGTCGTGCATGGTGCTGCCGCCCTGGCTGATGAAACGATTCGATCCCGGACTCTATGCACCCATGGCCTCCCGGATCGAGCAGTTGGCCCTGGCCCGTTACATCTCTTCCGGCGGACTGGAACGGCATGTCCGACGGCTGAACCGCCAGTACAGGCACCGCTGTCAGACTGCACTGTCCATCCTGGAGGGATATCCCGTCCTGCTGGATGAAGCCTATCTCTGTGTGGAGATAGCCGGCTGGACCCTCCCGCCGGAATTCGGATGCACCCGCACTGCCTCAGGAATCCGGCTGTCCTTTGCGTCTGTGGCCCTGGACAGACTGGAACCGGCTTTTCTCGCCGTGCGGGATGCCCTTGAGCCACTGGATGGTACAGGCCGGCTGTCGTCCGGCGTCGAGTTCCAGACAGGCGAAACTGGGGGGCATGCAGTTGGCTGA
- a CDS encoding ECF transporter S component: MKQNITIQDMVLTALGMALVFVATMYIKIPNALDGYFNLGDGFVLLFASFLSPGLSFLAGGLGSALADVAGGYAYYFFPTLLIKGLEAVAVSCLIRRYGEKARIPAYLLGSVIMVTGYFLAKWYLKGNMMVAAAGIPENILQSAAGVAIAIVACPLIRRSLARSRAHSTV, translated from the coding sequence ATGAAACAGAACATAACGATCCAGGATATGGTCCTGACGGCCCTTGGCATGGCGCTTGTGTTTGTGGCCACGATGTATATCAAAATCCCCAATGCCCTGGATGGATATTTCAATCTTGGTGACGGCTTTGTCCTGCTGTTTGCATCTTTCCTGAGTCCCGGCCTCAGTTTCCTGGCCGGGGGGCTGGGGTCTGCCCTGGCAGATGTGGCCGGTGGCTATGCCTATTATTTCTTTCCGACGCTGCTGATCAAAGGCCTGGAAGCCGTGGCCGTCAGCTGCCTGATCCGCCGGTATGGCGAGAAGGCCAGGATCCCGGCTTATCTGCTGGGGTCCGTGATCATGGTGACGGGATACTTTCTGGCAAAGTGGTACCTGAAAGGGAACATGATGGTGGCTGCAGCCGGTATTCCGGAAAACATTCTGCAGTCCGCTGCCGGTGTGGCCATCGCGATTGTGGCCTGTCCGCTGATCCGGCGCTCTCTGGCGAGAAGCCGGGCACATTCGACAGTCTGA
- a CDS encoding GNAT family N-acetyltransferase — MIEYRFEPELHRSAAYDGSSCIGECDYVDRNGAWAITHTEVDPTWGGQGIARQLVLMVAQEAENQDIPVIPVCCYAVHVLG, encoded by the coding sequence ATGATTGAATACAGATTTGAACCGGAACTGCACCGCAGTGCAGCATATGACGGCTCCAGCTGCATTGGAGAATGCGACTATGTGGACAGAAACGGCGCCTGGGCGATCACGCACACGGAAGTCGATCCCACCTGGGGCGGACAAGGCATTGCCAGACAGCTCGTGCTGATGGTGGCACAGGAGGCCGAAAATCAGGATATCCCTGTGATTCCCGTCTGCTGCTATGCTGTTCATGTGCTTGGCTGA
- a CDS encoding nucleoside kinase, with amino-acid sequence MNKEHNSAPDTRFTLQDLAMRAMKEHPDQYRLAPIILAAVDGKLMELGKSVQADTSIRFITTEDPTGRMALVRTTIFSMLKAFFAQAGRSNVRTITVDFQIQDALFVRPAGHFQLDEQLLEGVARRMQEYAQNRYPIHRRRVLTQEAIQEFSRYRMDSKARLFRYRLSGTVHIYSLGNFVDYFYGHMAPDAGYVKNFRLIPWDDGFFLQIPRTQEETVFDPAAHEKEYATLRESHIWAQKLDCEDVADLNGWICKGQASTLIGIQEALQEKKIGQIAESIASDGNRRIVMIAGPSSSSKTTFAKRLCVQLQALGLNPVQLSVDDWFKNREDSPRLPDGSYDFESLEAVDLDQLNRDLEDLLAGQPVMMPVYNFLLGKREYHGRILRMNEGDVLVIEGIHALNPRMAAAILPEKQFRIYISALTQLAIDQHNPIPPEDGRLLRRIVRDARTRGYSAEQTMEMWPAVRTGEEVNILPFQENADVFFNSACVYELAVLKQYAEPLLFDIQPSSLHYEEARRLLKFLDYFLGISSEDIPKNSLLREFIG; translated from the coding sequence ATGAACAAAGAACACAACTCTGCCCCTGATACAAGGTTTACGCTGCAGGACCTCGCGATGCGGGCCATGAAAGAACACCCTGATCAGTACCGGCTGGCGCCGATCATTCTGGCAGCCGTGGACGGCAAACTCATGGAACTGGGAAAGTCAGTCCAGGCTGACACCAGCATCCGCTTCATCACCACAGAGGACCCCACAGGCCGGATGGCACTGGTGAGGACGACGATTTTCTCCATGCTGAAGGCCTTTTTTGCACAGGCTGGCCGCAGCAATGTGCGAACCATCACCGTGGACTTCCAGATCCAGGACGCGCTGTTTGTCCGGCCCGCCGGACACTTTCAACTGGATGAACAGCTGCTGGAGGGTGTGGCCCGCAGAATGCAGGAATACGCACAGAACCGCTACCCCATCCACCGCCGACGGGTCCTGACACAGGAGGCCATCCAGGAATTCTCCCGATACCGGATGGATTCCAAGGCCCGTTTGTTCCGCTACCGACTGTCCGGGACTGTGCACATCTACTCCCTGGGCAATTTCGTGGACTATTTCTACGGTCATATGGCGCCAGATGCCGGGTATGTGAAAAACTTCCGGCTGATTCCCTGGGATGACGGGTTCTTCCTGCAGATCCCCCGCACACAGGAAGAGACTGTATTCGATCCGGCTGCACATGAAAAGGAGTACGCCACCCTGCGGGAGTCCCATATCTGGGCGCAGAAACTGGACTGCGAGGACGTGGCGGATCTCAACGGCTGGATCTGCAAGGGCCAGGCATCGACACTGATCGGCATCCAGGAAGCCCTGCAGGAAAAGAAAATCGGCCAGATCGCCGAATCCATTGCCTCGGATGGAAACCGGCGGATCGTCATGATTGCCGGACCGAGTTCCTCTTCCAAGACCACATTCGCAAAACGGCTTTGTGTCCAGCTCCAGGCACTGGGGCTGAACCCGGTGCAGCTTTCCGTGGATGACTGGTTCAAAAACCGGGAAGACTCCCCGCGGCTGCCGGATGGAAGCTATGATTTCGAGTCCCTCGAGGCAGTGGACCTGGACCAGCTCAACCGGGACCTGGAGGACCTGCTGGCCGGGCAGCCGGTGATGATGCCTGTCTACAACTTCCTTCTGGGGAAACGGGAATACCATGGGCGGATCCTGCGCATGAACGAAGGGGATGTGCTGGTGATCGAAGGCATTCACGCCCTCAACCCCCGCATGGCGGCGGCCATTTTGCCGGAGAAGCAGTTCCGTATTTATATCAGTGCCCTCACCCAGCTGGCAATCGACCAGCACAACCCCATCCCCCCGGAGGACGGACGTCTGCTGAGGCGCATCGTGCGGGATGCCCGTACCCGCGGCTACAGCGCAGAACAGACCATGGAGATGTGGCCGGCTGTCCGGACGGGAGAAGAAGTCAACATCCTGCCGTTCCAGGAAAACGCCGATGTCTTCTTCAACAGTGCCTGTGTCTATGAACTGGCGGTGCTGAAGCAGTATGCCGAGCCGCTGCTGTTTGATATCCAGCCTTCGTCCCTGCATTACGAAGAAGCCAGGCGGCTGCTGAAATTCCTGGACTATTTCCTGGGCATTTCTTCCGAGGATATACCAAAAAACTCCCTGCTGCGGGAGTTCATCGGCTGA
- the ltrA gene encoding group II intron reverse transcriptase/maturase, which yields MNQTRLIQPEDLSTQEIFSMENLTNACGQVRRNNGAAGVDGVKARELPVCPGEYWEQLREQILDRSYKPLPAKRTDIPKPDGSMRGLNVPAARDRVVQACLASYLDYRKDFEMSNSSYGFRKNRRCEQAILKGLEFMNDGYDWIVDIDLRKFFDTVDQDRLIRLIDNLFHNRDVTSLTRKFVRAGVMIDGRLVRTERGIPQGGPLSPVLANIYLDQADKELESRGLRFTRYADDMLIYVKSEAAANRVMKSFSNYLEKKLKLEVNASKSKVARPDEVKYLGFGFKRNKREWKAIPHEKSIHEFEQKIMKLTKRNWSVSLEERIEKINQVIRGWSNYFRCAWLYKETVRKLDSKLRRRIRAIIWKQWKSIRKKEESLVRLGCPRDKAHSYACARQGYVRCATTFLNKYIRNIHLKKKGLLSMEEYFDTVAERFMKTFVRTAQCRTACWVV from the coding sequence ATGAACCAGACCAGACTGATACAGCCGGAAGACCTGAGCACACAGGAAATCTTCTCCATGGAGAACCTGACCAATGCGTGCGGACAGGTACGACGAAACAACGGAGCGGCGGGAGTAGATGGGGTCAAAGCCAGAGAACTCCCTGTGTGCCCCGGAGAGTACTGGGAACAGTTGCGGGAACAGATACTGGACCGCAGCTATAAACCACTGCCAGCCAAAAGGACCGATATCCCGAAACCGGATGGGAGCATGCGGGGACTGAATGTCCCGGCAGCCAGAGACAGAGTCGTGCAGGCCTGTCTGGCAAGCTATCTGGATTACAGGAAGGACTTCGAGATGAGCAACAGCTCATACGGGTTCAGGAAGAACAGGAGATGTGAACAGGCGATACTGAAAGGCCTCGAGTTCATGAACGACGGGTATGACTGGATCGTCGACATCGACCTGAGGAAATTCTTCGATACGGTAGACCAGGACAGACTGATCCGCCTGATAGACAACCTGTTCCATAACAGGGACGTCACGTCGCTGACAAGGAAGTTCGTCAGAGCGGGAGTCATGATAGACGGAAGGCTTGTCAGGACAGAAAGAGGCATCCCGCAGGGAGGGCCGCTTTCGCCGGTACTGGCCAACATCTATCTGGACCAGGCAGACAAGGAACTGGAAAGCAGAGGGCTGAGATTCACGAGATACGCAGACGATATGCTCATCTATGTGAAATCGGAAGCCGCCGCCAACAGAGTGATGAAGTCATTCAGCAACTATCTTGAAAAGAAGCTGAAGCTGGAAGTGAATGCTTCAAAATCGAAAGTGGCCAGACCGGATGAAGTGAAATATCTGGGGTTTGGCTTCAAAAGGAACAAAAGGGAATGGAAGGCGATACCGCATGAGAAGTCCATTCATGAGTTCGAGCAGAAGATAATGAAGCTGACAAAACGGAACTGGAGCGTATCTCTTGAGGAGAGGATTGAAAAAATCAATCAGGTCATCAGGGGATGGAGCAATTATTTCAGGTGTGCATGGCTGTATAAAGAAACGGTGCGCAAACTGGACAGCAAGCTCCGGAGAAGAATCAGGGCCATCATCTGGAAGCAGTGGAAAAGCATCAGGAAAAAAGAAGAGAGCCTTGTCAGGCTGGGATGTCCCAGAGACAAGGCTCACTCATATGCGTGTGCTCGGCAGGGATATGTCAGGTGCGCAACTACATTCCTGAACAAGTATATCAGAAATATACACCTGAAGAAGAAAGGCCTTCTATCCATGGAGGAATACTTCGATACGGTGGCAGAAAGGTTCATGAAAACATTTGTACGAACCGCCCAGTGCCGAACGGCATGCTGGGTGGTGTGA
- a CDS encoding FadR/GntR family transcriptional regulator, with protein sequence MANRKPLAQRAAEGILDYIRTNDMKPGDRLPTEQELTQLLEVGRGTVREAVQSLASRNILEVRQGAGTFLSDKNGIMEDPLGLSLEPESQKMALDMMDVRLMIEPEIAFKAALHATPEQVQALLDQCSRVEKLIKANKPYREEDALFHKLIGECTGNLVVSRLVPLVTSSVVLNVDVTRDRYRDQTVICHRQVAQAVARHDPETARRAMIMHLHILRSGISDDMTTPLND encoded by the coding sequence ATGGCCAACCGCAAACCCCTGGCACAACGTGCCGCCGAAGGAATTCTGGACTACATACGAACCAATGACATGAAACCGGGAGACCGGCTTCCGACTGAACAGGAACTGACACAGCTGCTCGAAGTGGGGAGGGGCACTGTGCGTGAAGCGGTCCAGAGCCTTGCGTCCCGCAACATTCTGGAAGTGAGACAGGGAGCCGGCACCTTCCTTTCCGACAAAAACGGCATCATGGAAGATCCCCTGGGACTGAGCCTGGAACCGGAAAGCCAGAAAATGGCGCTGGACATGATGGATGTACGGCTCATGATTGAACCGGAAATTGCCTTTAAAGCCGCCCTCCATGCGACACCCGAACAGGTGCAGGCCCTTCTGGACCAGTGCAGCCGCGTGGAAAAACTCATCAAGGCCAACAAACCCTACAGAGAGGAGGATGCACTCTTCCACAAACTCATCGGAGAATGCACCGGCAACCTCGTGGTCTCCAGACTTGTCCCGCTGGTCACCTCCTCCGTTGTTCTCAATGTGGACGTAACCAGAGACCGATACAGAGACCAGACCGTCATCTGCCACAGACAGGTCGCACAGGCTGTGGCAAGACATGACCCCGAGACCGCCAGACGGGCCATGATCATGCATCTCCATATCCTTCGGTCCGGGATCAGTGATGATATGACCACACCGCTGAATGATTGA